From the genome of Denticeps clupeoides chromosome 17, fDenClu1.1, whole genome shotgun sequence:
TATAAGCACGACAGGGATTATGGGGCAGAAAAACAGTTTCGTTTTACACCGCATATTAGTGTTTCTGCATGGAAtcctgtattctttttttttttgctcctcatTCGGCGGAATAACGTTGCTTCACGACGCTGTCAGAAAAAACGAACATGTGGACCCCTCATTGCAGGGAAGTCACGGTTTAAGCTTCTGCATAATCTGTTCTaatggcctaaaaaaaaaacactgttccTCTCTTCCAAGAACGCGCCGGATTTGAGCAGACAGTCTGGTAAAAGCGAGGGTTTTCAGATGTTTTtcttgcagacacacacacacaaacacacacacgcacacaccatcTGCTTCACTCGCACAAGCGCTCCCATTCACTCTCGATAATGCAAACGCCCTGACAGAAGAGGAGTGTGAaggtgtgacagagagagacggTGAAAGGAAGTGAAGGGCTGGAGAGATTCAGGAGATCTTTGTTGTCAGCCCGTGTTCCATACACACGTGCGCGTAAATATCGTTCCTCTGGCGCGGACGTAATCAGTTTGGTGCAGCGATGACAGCGATGCAGGCACTGCAGAGGCCATCAGTGGGGCGGTTGCTCTGTTGCACCTCTCTTTACCTTCGTGGCGGCTCCGGAAACAGCTCACAAGAAGAAAAAACCACAAGCAGCCAGCAAGTTTTCAACACAGGGACTCCTTCAGGACGGCTGGAAAACCAAGTCTAACAAACCCCGAGgtttcaaggtgccactgaggaaagcaccgtcctcacacgctgctcccggggcgcctgtcatggctgcccacttctcaccaagggtgatggttaaatgcagaggacacgtgtgtCACTGTGACAAAAACTGTCACTTTATCTCACTTAATGTGGCTGAGAATACCTGAAATGGTGTCATCATAGCACACTTCAGTTGCTCTAAAGAGCCAGGGTGGTATTGGCCGATTGGGTAACACTAGCCTATGagccagaaaaccacaaagtcccaggttcaaaccccacttaataccattgtggcCCTGCGTCTCCAGGttggactgtccttgtaactaccgattgtacagtacaggccaaaagtttggacaccttctcattcaatgcgttttctttattttcatgaccatttacatttgtagattctcactgaaggcatcaaaactatgaatgaacacatgtggagttatgtacttaacaaaaaaaggtgaaataactgaaaacatgttttatattctagtttctttgctctgattactgctttgcacactcttggcattctctcgatgagcttcaagaggtcaatGAGCTTCAATgagcttttccaacagtcttgaaggagttctcagaggtgtttagcacttgttggcccctttgccttcactctgcggtccagctcacccaaaaccatctcgacggggttcaggtccggtgactgtggaggtcaggtctccactttttgttaagtacataactccacatgtgttcattcatagttttgatgccttcagtgagaatctaccaatgtaaatggtcatgaaaataaagataacacaCTGAAAGAAAAAGGTGTGTTTAAACtgttgacctgtactgtatgttgctctaaataaaatgccataaataaaatttggaaaatgggaaaaatactgaaaaaatattgtttaatacacaacctcatgtgtgttatttcattgttttgtgTGCAGATTTGTtctagaaaaagaaagaaaatccatAATTTATCCATTGATGAGGGCCATGTTTCACCAAAAATCTTGGTTTGGCAAGAATCCGTCATGGCTCCTCTTCAGCTGTTCAGCTTTTGTCCAACAGAATGTCTCATACAGGACTATTTAATGTTATAGCAAGTTACAAAAAAACCTTGTACTCATCTTAACACCatgcactgcaaaaaaatattgtatgttTAAATagtgggaaaaataaaaaaccaactgcctgtgtgtgtgtgtgtgtgtgtgtgtgtgtgagtgtttgctGAGATCGGCCTGGACTTCCTCAGGAATGTGTGAAATGTCCAGCCCGGGACAGACGTCTCCCAGTGTTTACCTGTAACCAGGCAGCTGAGCCGGCCCAGCCCGTCTGCTGACACCACCAGTCGGCCAGCTGCCCCGTCCCACGCCGACCGGAACCAGATGGTTCCCATGAATCCCCTCTGGCCCTCGGTAAGAATCCCAGCAGGCTCGGCAGTAACCAGCACACGCTGCCCAGACTCTGGGGAATTCGCCGCCTCGGGGCGCGGGCAAAATTTGTGGGGCTTTGCGGTGAGGCGGAGCAGGCCAGATGTGGCGCATGTGGACCGCGAGGCGAGATGAACAAGCGCCTTTGATGTTCCCCTTCAGTTTAATTAATGACAGAAAAAGCGGCCTTATAAACCAAGTCATATTTcttaaaaggaaaaataaaaagccgGCTAATGTCTAATTAAACCCATCAGGACGAGACTTTCATTTTCCGTCTGAATAACAGTGGAAGACGGTGGAACGGGCGGACCCTGGAAGGGGTGGGTGTCTgtcctgctgtttttttttcttttctggttAATCCCAAGCGTCTGCAGACGGTCGTAAGTCTCCCAAAGCGCTTGGCAACGGCACAagcgccccccacccccccccccccaccccccagtttAAAATGACGACCCCCTGCAGACTCCCACACCTGATCGAACCATGTCTGAAGGCTAATCTCTGGTTAGCCTGGCGTCTGGAAGATCTACGCTTTTTAAACCCCTCCCTGCAACAGGAAGAGCACAGATGAGGACAGATGAACGGGGCCTGCAGGGgccttttttttgtatattggAAATTTCAGGGACCACGATGGGATCACCAGCGAGTCAGGGATGATGCGGGATGAGGGGGAGACGGCTGAAAATCCCGGAGAACGGGCAGAACGTCGCAAGGAAAAAACAAACGGCAGCAGATGTTTGTCATTAGAACCGTAATGAAAGACATTTCCTCCTCCTTATGCCCAAGCAAGCGGACAACAAAGGAACGTAAGGCTACCCAGGGGTCCTTGCGGGAATTAAGTTAGCACCCATCCCTCCTCGTACGGGCTCCGAGCAACTCGGGGGGGACAGAAGGGGATTTCTGTCCAGGGGTGGGGGATGAGGGGAATCGCATTCTCCGCTCACAATGGCGGCACTGTACCGAGCACACAGGGGCTTTTATGGGCGAGACAATGAGCCGGGAATAAATGGCACGCAGAAACGACTCGGGCCACTTAAGAATTTAATGACGAGAAATTTCGTTCGAGTACAaaacaaacaaccaaaaaaaaaaaaaaaagaggactggaATGTTGTGGCCTACTGAAGTGGGagctcaagaaaaaaaaaaaaggggcgaTGACAGTAATGTCCCTATTCACAACGAACATGACAGGGGACGTGAGTCCAACATGAAACATCTGCAACATctgcacagaacaaaatgagACGCACCCCGTTACTATACAACATCGAAAGGTCAAAAGGTCAGAAGGTCAAAGTGTACAGTTAAGGCTCGTTattaaaccccccccccggcGTCCCGGCCGTACTTGGCGCGGCAGTCCGCGATGTGGCCGTGCAGCGCGCCGATCCTGCGCTGCAGCGTCCGCGCCTGCGCGTCGGACAGGAAGCCGAGGGCGGCGTGGAGCGGCTCGCGCCGCCGGTACAGCTCCAGcaggcgcgcgcgcgcgtcccCGGCGCGGTGCAGCTCGGCGACGCGCCGCGCGGTCGCGCGCCGGAAGAGGCAGACGGAGGCCAGCGTGGCGCGGTGGTAGCGCTCCCACGCGTCCAGCACGCGGTAGCCGTGCACGAGCCCCGCCTCGTTGTCCAGGAAGACCAGGCGCGCCCCCGGCGCCTGCAGCAGGTTGCTGGTGTCGCGCCGCATGGCCGCCGCGTCCCACTGCAGGCTGAACAGGTTGCTGGCCAGCCGGTCGAAGTTGGCCGTCAGGTAGTCGAACAGGATGAGGTCGCTCCACTGCACCAGGCGCAGCAGCCCCGCCGCGGTCTGGTTCTCCAGGTCCGCCTGGCGCGCGTTCAGCCCGCGGCTCTCGGGCCGCAGCAGGGCGGGCGTCGCCACGGCCGTGAGGTTCGCGACCCACTCGGTGAGGGACACCACCGCCCGGCCCGACCACTGCAGGCCCTCCACCCGCCTCCGCACCGCGGCCCACTGCTGCCCGGCCCCGCCGACCAGGGAGAGCGCCAGCGGCGGCAGGTTGGAGATGCCCAGCAGCGCCGCCAGGTAGTAGGACAGCGCCTCGCCCTGGACCTGGTCCGGGTCGATCCCGTAGCGCACGCAGGCCCGGCTGCCGTCCGAGAAGGTGGCCAGCTGGTTGGAGACCCTGCCGCAGCCGGGCTCCAGCGAGACGACGGGGCTGCTGCGGGCGCGGCGCCTCCACGCGCGGCCGTGGTCCTCGCCGAAGCCCGGCGGCAGGAAGCTCTCCAGCCTCCCGCTCCAGTAGACGCCGTCCTCCGTGATCTCGCCCAGGGTGCGTGGGAACGGCCGCGCTTCGGGACGATTCCCGCCGGTCGCGTTAAAAAGCGCGCTCCGCGCCGGCGGGACGGCGAGCAGGGCGCGGAAAGTTTTGGCCGGGAGCTCCGGGACGGAgtccggcggcggcggcggtccGCGTCTGTGGCGCTCCAGCCGCTCCTCCAGCCGGCTCCACACGTACAGCGCGCCGGAGCAAGTGCACAGGAAGACCAGGGCGAGCAAGTTGGAAGAAGCCGCCCTCATGTCTGCAGAGCCTGGGACCGAATCCTCCCTCGGCCCGGTTTTATTCCATCGGCTCCGCTTTTACGCCGAGTCCGCGGGGGAAGGGGTTCCGGCGGCAGAGCGGCGGCCCGCGTCTCCATCGCCCAACTCCGCGGCGAGTTTGAACGGAGTCGCTGCTGCGCGCCGAGGAGGGCGCCGGACGCGCGAACACGTGACCTGGACAGCGGACTGGTGGGCGTACCGTGGGAAGCGGAGGGATCCACGCTAatggactggtgtgtgtgtgtgtgtgtgtgtgtgtgtggacgagtCAAAGTTTGAGATTAAGGAACGCTTCGATTCTACTGGAGGCTGAGACATTTGGGATCCTTTTGGATAATTTGTCTCGGTTCGTCGCGGAGAGTCGGTTCTATGTTCGGATCGTTGTTCGGTTCAAGCGGCCCCAGGACTGGAGGCTGGCAATTACGCAACGATTCGCTTTATATACCAAGCGGAACATTTAATACGTCCGCAGACAACGTATTTTCCCACTAATGTCGtacatgcaattaaaaaaaatagaatcgTGTTTATGTTACCACACCCACAaaattatttatgcaaataccgaaaaattttatttttttcgatTCTAGGACAATTTATTTGCTTACTTGTACAGTGAAcctttatattatacagtcgacatagtgtctgtgctattggtttttgctgctcttatcttgtactgtccacttcctgccgtgacaatgtaaatttcccacttgtgagactaataaaaaattatcttgtattttgcatattttttgcaTTACTAGTAGAAGCAGTAATGAAACGAAGTCCGTCGTCCACTGAAACAACAGTGACAGCAATAAAGAGAAGCTCcgaaaaaaataattcattgaCCAACGTCCCCTTTGCCAACGGCGTGAGTCAACTGGATGACTCGTTCAAAGAGGAGAACCGTCCGTTCACAGCCGAAAGAGAACGACTCACCAGCCGATTACGCTGAAGGCTTCGTTTCTTTAACGCTGCTGCCGTCAGCTCTCGCTAGACACACTCATCTCAGGCGACATTAAGACTCCACCACGGCCGAGTGAAAGGCATTTACATCTAAAGGCCATTAGCCTTTTTATGTACACAGACGTTAACACCCCCATAATGAACGACGCCAGTTTGTCTTGCCCACTATAAAAGAGTGATTCGAGTGGGTAAAGACTTCATTGAGTTTTGCATGAGCGTGGAATGAGGCCGTGCTTCCCGCAGTTTCATTTCAGGAGTCCTGTGTCACCAAACTAAAATGAATTGCATTCTTAATTGGCCGTTTATTAGACACACACGCTGagctacagagagagagagtgagagagaattGAAGATAGCAGCCGATACAGGAAGAAGCCACGGCCCGTTTTAATTCAGCCCTTGTTTTCACAGTCAGCCAAGTCTGAACTTTAGTTCttaatcaaattaattggattagattttttattatttttttttttacagtggtgCAGTAAGCATACCAAATTGTAGGCCAGATCACCAAATTGTAGTACCTGACACCACATTACACATGAAAACCGACTGTAATTCCTCTTAGACACGGCGAACTTCAAGACAACGTCGCTAAATGCCACAGACAGTCCGATTCGGCACGCTAACAAAACCTGagggtgcccccccccccccccccccccccccccccccccaaaaccccGTTTAGCGCAAGCCTGGGCATGCTCAGATATCAAGCCTATCCCTACCCGGCCATATTCCAGGCCAGGGTCTGCAGTCCCAGCCGCCGCCCGGCATGAGCGGCCCGTAACCAAATACGCCGGCTTCTGTCTGTGCAGCCGCCCGTCTCGTCTGTCACCTAGGCCGCAGTCAAGCGCAGCCAGACAGCCCCCCCGGCCTGTCGCCCGGGCCAGGCCACAGCTGCGAGGCCCGGCCTCTCTTGTGGTGGCTGGTCCCGGAAGTCGAGCCTCTTGCAGGGTAATGGCTCGTCGCCGCCCAGCCTCGGGCTGAATTGTGGATGCGCCGGGCCCGCCGTTGCCGCTCGACAGTTCCCCTGGCTACAGGGGCCGAGGCGGGTACGGGGTGTGGGGGTTGGGGTGACATTCTCGTTCCAGCATTCCTGCTGGGCTTCTTTGCTTCCTGTCCCGCGGCCTTGAGCGCCGTCGGCCATGAGGACTGAGGTGCGTATTTATATATGTGGACCAGGGGTATTAATCCAGTTAATTGCAATAATAGGCTGttattaatcacgattaatccCAAATTTAAAACGGTAGTCCCTGTTTGCATTTTCGGTAGGATGAAATAAATCCAGGTGTCTGAGTTATATCACGATTACACGTTAACGTAAAAACGGATTTTCCACACCAGACGCTTCGCCCTTCTGAACACTTTGGTGGATTCACTGCTCTGTAATTGCAATTGAAGGGATAGAATGTCTGCAGGAATTATAGGAGCATGTTTTCTTATATGGGAGGGTGTCAAGATTAGCATACATGAATGGAACGTGTCCATTCAGATGCAGACGTGTGACAGATGATGAGGGGAATTCCCTGAATCACTGAGCACAGGAATAAGGTCATGAGCGGTGTGTACTACTGGCTTGCATGGGCTCCATTGATGGGTCACAGTGATTTTTTTggattgaaatatttttattctcaTGGGTGTGGTCAGATCCAAGTAAGTGATTTGATGAACATGACAATAATGAAAATCatgacctggtcttcagtcgatGGACCTTAACCAAACTTGAGCCAACTTTTGGAGCCATGTCTTAAACAGTGTCTCCACAACCATTATGAAAacaggtggggcagtggtggcctagcgagtaaggaaccgtccccacacgctgctccccgggctcctgtcatggctgcccactgctcaccaagggtgatggttaaaagcagaggacacatttcgttgggtgaaccccacttactactgttgtgtccctgagcaggacccttAACCCTGCAACTACCGATTGTAGCTCGCTCTGGacaaaggtgtctgataaatgccgttaaTGTAAACCACCAAAATCAAGAAAAGATATGGCGTGCATAAATCGAGTAGAGGATCGGAGAATCTGGGACAAGAAGGACCTGAAGATCATTTTTTACCTGTCGAAACATTACCTGTAGTGCACAGGTTTATAGACGTGTTCTGCAGGACATTGTAATGCACCTCTTGCTGTCCTTTTGCAATCTTTTCAGTTGCATACTTACAACAGCAAGGGCACAATAAGTGTTTTACTGAGCACATGgacgagtgtgtgagtgaaagacATGGGGAAGAGCTCAAGAACTCGACAGATTGGTCCGTGCCGAGGGAGGAGGTGAATGATAGATGCCCCTTCTGGAGGACTCGGCGCTCATAAACCACTCCAAGGTTCCATTTCAGCCCTTCAGACAAAGTGCCAGGATTTAGCCATCTGCTCAAGATATACTTTTCCACCCTCACACttgatttttcatttaaagtgaCTGAAGCCAACCAGGACCCAAGAAACAATTGTCAAATATAAAATGAGGCGCCTTGGGGACGCCACTCCTGCATCCAGCAAACAGGCCATATTGGCATTTCTAGTGCAACGTCTGAAGACATTAAGGGCATCTCCAGAGACCACCGTTCTCCTTTTAtcaggaggcaaaaaaaaatcaatgggcCGTCTTTTAAATGTGAATCCTGTACAACGCCTTCCAACTGAGAAGTTCGCGGCCTGCTtcgtattttatttttagtttttttttttacctttttaacctttttttacCTTGTTCACCAACAGGCTGGCCGC
Proteins encoded in this window:
- the fjx1 gene encoding four-jointed box protein 1, translating into MRAASSNLLALVFLCTCSGALYVWSRLEERLERHRRGPPPPPDSVPELPAKTFRALLAVPPARSALFNATGGNRPEARPFPRTLGEITEDGVYWSGRLESFLPPGFGEDHGRAWRRRARSSPVVSLEPGCGRVSNQLATFSDGSRACVRYGIDPDQVQGEALSYYLAALLGISNLPPLALSLVGGAGQQWAAVRRRVEGLQWSGRAVVSLTEWVANLTAVATPALLRPESRGLNARQADLENQTAAGLLRLVQWSDLILFDYLTANFDRLASNLFSLQWDAAAMRRDTSNLLQAPGARLVFLDNEAGLVHGYRVLDAWERYHRATLASVCLFRRATARRVAELHRAGDARARLLELYRRREPLHAALGFLSDAQARTLQRRIGALHGHIADCRAKYGRDAGGGV